In one Agathobacter rectalis ATCC 33656 genomic region, the following are encoded:
- a CDS encoding DUF6462 family protein, whose protein sequence is MDSRTKKTNNKRFVRYSEGAEMYSMSVSKFMQLAKDAKACYKVNQLVLVNLDIIDEYLETFHIVDDEFYK, encoded by the coding sequence ATGGACAGCAGAACTAAAAAGACTAATAATAAAAGATTTGTTAGATATTCAGAAGGAGCAGAGATGTATTCAATGAGTGTGTCAAAGTTTATGCAGTTAGCTAAGGATGCAAAGGCATGTTATAAAGTGAATCAGCTGGTGTTGGTTAATCTTGATATTATTGACGAATATCTTGAAACTTTCCACATTGTAGATGACGAGTTTTATAAGTAA
- a CDS encoding DUF6290 family protein: MARTGRPKADKPFDHKVTVKFKEEEYQIMVEYAENHNLSISQLIRMGVELQMKQQANQ, encoded by the coding sequence ATGGCTAGAACTGGAAGACCAAAAGCAGATAAACCTTTTGATCATAAGGTGACTGTTAAATTCAAAGAAGAGGAATACCAGATAATGGTTGAGTATGCTGAGAATCATAATCTATCCATTTCGCAATTGATTAGAATGGGTGTTGAATTACAAATGAAGCAACAGGCTAATCAGTAG
- a CDS encoding tyrosine-type recombinase/integrase, which produces MACRKDGKGRVLRKGEGYRKGDGRYSYVYIDPLGKKKTIYAKSLVKLREREEQLQKDQLDGLDVYVAGKADVNFLFDRYISTKTELRSTTYSNYLYTWNHFIRDTFGKKKVRDVKYSDVLFFYTDLINNQGLQINTLETINTVLRPTFQLAVRDDIIRKNPVDGAYCEVKKRNGGARKTRRALTVDQQRKFMEYVAKNPFFYHWYPFFVFLLGTGCRIGEAIGIRWDDIDLENRIIDINHSLTYYQRADDSYKCEFRVSLPKTEAGNRRIPMMQQVYDVLQEEYERQKQEGFCVENVDGMTNFVFTNRFGMPHNPAAVNRAIKRIVDTHNSEEEVAAKKEKREPVMIPRFSCHIFRHTFASRFCENETNIKVIQEVMGHADVSTTMNIYAEANPDVTKSVIEKLSKNMDIF; this is translated from the coding sequence ATGGCTTGTAGAAAAGATGGTAAAGGCAGAGTATTAAGAAAGGGTGAGGGTTACAGAAAAGGCGACGGAAGATACTCATATGTATATATTGATCCATTAGGCAAGAAAAAGACCATTTATGCAAAGTCTTTGGTAAAACTTCGAGAAAGAGAAGAACAGTTACAAAAAGATCAGTTGGATGGACTTGATGTCTATGTCGCAGGAAAGGCTGATGTGAACTTTTTGTTTGACAGGTACATATCAACTAAAACAGAATTGCGTAGCACTACTTACAGTAATTATTTGTATACATGGAATCATTTTATTCGTGATACATTTGGCAAGAAGAAAGTAAGAGATGTGAAATACTCAGACGTGTTGTTCTTTTATACAGACTTGATTAATAATCAGGGATTACAGATTAATACGCTTGAGACAATTAACACAGTACTAAGACCTACATTTCAACTTGCTGTCAGAGATGATATCATAAGGAAGAATCCGGTAGACGGAGCATACTGTGAAGTAAAAAAGCGTAATGGTGGTGCCAGAAAAACAAGGCGAGCGTTGACTGTGGATCAGCAGAGAAAATTCATGGAGTATGTAGCAAAGAATCCGTTCTTTTATCACTGGTATCCATTCTTTGTATTTTTGTTAGGAACTGGATGCAGAATAGGAGAAGCAATTGGGATACGCTGGGATGATATTGATTTGGAAAATCGAATCATTGATATCAATCATAGCTTGACCTATTACCAGAGAGCGGATGATTCATATAAATGTGAGTTTAGAGTATCTTTGCCAAAGACAGAAGCTGGTAATCGTAGAATACCTATGATGCAGCAGGTATATGATGTGCTTCAGGAAGAATATGAGAGACAGAAGCAGGAAGGCTTTTGCGTTGAGAATGTGGATGGAATGACCAATTTTGTATTTACAAACCGATTTGGGATGCCACATAACCCAGCAGCAGTAAACCGGGCAATCAAGAGAATTGTGGATACACATAATTCAGAAGAAGAGGTGGCTGCTAAAAAGGAGAAGAGAGAACCTGTTATGATTCCAAGATTCTCCTGCCATATCTTCAGACATACGTTTGCATCAAGATTTTGCGAGAATGAAACCAACATCAAAGTAATTCAAGAGGTAATGGGACATGCTGATGTATCGACTACCATGAACATATATGCAGAAGCAAACCCAGATGTTACCAAATCAGTAATTGAGAAATTATCAAAAAATATGGATATTTTTTAG
- a CDS encoding MerR family transcriptional regulator, whose protein sequence is MLLNEIINEVGMTKRAVKYYEEKGLLSVDKDNNGYRNYTAQDVETLKKISVYRKLGISIKDIQSLLETGDKSILLRIYQEKVQEKVLKDSELEALKQFIDDGDADKANEALDYQTVENAIESLLPGKEWGDYFKSHFKPFLNVRLKTLEQKQALQNILEYCDETTLKVPFIMGIGAKMIGWIAQETRTADEMIAYYRDMSESEYERLKEKVWKGAKIKNGIMKYHPAFIAQRKMQKELQNKGYNDIFIPNLMVLSPTYAEYKKALDNVNDRMCRELGLYYDSNYNLVIKKDNSK, encoded by the coding sequence ATGTTATTAAATGAAATTATAAATGAGGTTGGAATGACAAAGCGTGCAGTTAAGTATTATGAAGAAAAAGGATTGCTGTCAGTGGATAAAGATAACAATGGTTATCGTAACTATACTGCACAAGATGTTGAAACTTTAAAAAAGATTTCAGTATATAGAAAACTCGGTATTAGTATTAAAGACATACAGAGCCTTTTGGAAACTGGCGACAAAAGTATTCTTCTTCGTATTTATCAAGAAAAAGTGCAGGAAAAAGTTTTAAAAGACTCAGAACTTGAAGCTTTGAAGCAATTTATAGATGATGGTGACGCAGACAAAGCAAATGAGGCACTTGATTATCAAACCGTTGAAAATGCAATTGAGTCTTTGCTACCGGGAAAAGAATGGGGAGATTATTTTAAAAGTCATTTCAAACCATTTCTTAATGTAAGGTTGAAGACTCTGGAACAGAAGCAGGCACTACAGAATATATTAGAATATTGCGATGAAACGACATTGAAAGTTCCTTTTATTATGGGAATAGGTGCGAAGATGATAGGTTGGATTGCACAAGAAACCAGAACCGCAGATGAGATGATAGCCTATTATCGTGATATGAGTGAAAGTGAATATGAAAGACTAAAAGAAAAAGTATGGAAAGGTGCTAAAATAAAAAACGGTATAATGAAATACCATCCAGCATTTATTGCACAGAGAAAAATGCAGAAAGAGTTACAAAATAAAGGATATAACGATATATTCATTCCTAATTTAATGGTTCTGTCTCCAACGTATGCAGAATATAAGAAAGCGTTAGATAATGTGAACGATAGAATGTGTAGAGAACTTGGACTGTATTATGATAGCAATTATAACTTAGTTATTAAAAAAGATAATTCTAAGTAA
- a CDS encoding DUF6033 family protein, translated as MSMNVSTTTAAYANYQNNYKTGTANKKKETAQTTENTKLKENTTESIAEKNLSKAAQKMLENLRGSRNDMDFMVADFENGDNAKDILAQSDKEYTVIFSKEEMEKMASDPKYYAEKMHSIEGVLRMTDEINAQFGFERAFGKTNDNADADTKITKFGISFNSDGTTTFFAQLEKSSASQKEYLEKLQEKKAAEKKEAKKKEQSKQTEVRKTTVQANSKEELLDKIKNIDWDSIKPEENKIGGRFDFSI; from the coding sequence ATGTCAATGAATGTAAGCACAACCACGGCTGCTTATGCAAATTACCAGAACAACTACAAGACTGGTACAGCAAATAAGAAAAAAGAAACAGCACAAACAACAGAAAATACGAAATTAAAGGAAAATACAACTGAAAGCATCGCTGAAAAAAATCTCAGTAAAGCGGCACAAAAAATGCTGGAGAATTTGCGTGGATCAAGAAACGACATGGATTTTATGGTTGCCGATTTTGAAAATGGTGATAATGCCAAAGATATTTTAGCCCAAAGTGATAAGGAATATACAGTTATTTTCTCAAAGGAAGAAATGGAGAAGATGGCATCAGATCCAAAATATTATGCTGAAAAAATGCATAGTATTGAAGGAGTTTTGCGTATGACAGATGAAATCAATGCCCAGTTCGGCTTTGAAAGAGCATTCGGTAAGACTAACGATAATGCAGATGCTGATACAAAAATAACAAAATTTGGCATATCTTTTAATAGTGACGGAACTACAACCTTCTTTGCACAACTGGAAAAATCATCAGCCAGTCAGAAAGAATATCTTGAAAAGCTTCAGGAAAAGAAAGCTGCTGAGAAGAAAGAGGCAAAGAAAAAGGAACAGTCAAAACAAACCGAAGTAAGAAAAACTACGGTTCAGGCAAATTCAAAAGAAGAACTTTTGGATAAGATCAAAAACATTGACTGGGATTCTATCAAACCGGAGGAGAATAAAATCGGTGGAAGGTTTGATTTTTCAATCTAG
- a CDS encoding lantibiotic protection ABC transporter ATP-binding protein, which yields MEMMLQTQNLCKYFRKQKAVNNVSLNIEKGQIYGLLGPNGAGKSTTLKMLTGMMKPTAGKIYFDGKLLDRKDLSKIGALIENPPIYENLSARENLKVRQLLLGTDENRIDEVLQIVSLTNTGKKKAGQFSLGMKQRLGIAMALLGEPELLILDEPTNGLDPIGIEELRELIRSFPEQGITVILSSHILSEVQLLADKVGIISGGILGYEGALKQGDNLEDLFMNVVRKNQKAGEIHG from the coding sequence ATGGAAATGATGTTACAGACACAAAATCTATGTAAATATTTTAGAAAACAGAAAGCGGTAAATAATGTTTCACTTAATATCGAAAAGGGACAGATTTATGGACTGCTTGGACCGAATGGCGCTGGTAAATCTACCACATTGAAAATGCTGACCGGTATGATGAAACCAACTGCAGGAAAGATTTACTTTGATGGAAAACTTTTGGATAGGAAAGATTTATCAAAAATAGGAGCGTTAATTGAAAATCCGCCTATTTATGAAAATCTTTCCGCCAGAGAGAATTTGAAGGTAAGACAATTATTGCTTGGTACAGATGAAAACAGAATTGATGAGGTCTTGCAGATTGTATCACTTACAAACACCGGAAAGAAGAAAGCAGGACAGTTTTCTTTGGGGATGAAGCAAAGACTAGGCATTGCAATGGCATTGCTTGGAGAACCGGAACTTTTGATATTGGATGAACCTACGAATGGATTAGATCCAATAGGCATCGAGGAATTACGAGAGCTGATCCGGTCTTTTCCGGAACAGGGAATCACTGTAATTCTCTCCAGTCATATTCTCTCGGAGGTACAGTTACTTGCAGATAAAGTCGGGATTATTTCAGGTGGAATCTTAGGATACGAAGGAGCATTAAAGCAGGGAGATAATCTTGAAGATTTGTTTATGAATGTGGTAAGAAAAAACCAGAAAGCAGGTGAAATCCATGGTTAA
- a CDS encoding lantibiotic immunity ABC transporter MutE/EpiE family permease subunit, whose amino-acid sequence MVNIIKAEHQKAKRTMRKKFIWGFPLLTFVMAFIFTLGMTNAYAESVWNWWYTLLLPGMIALFCYLSVAQEKKIKYYHLMTIPTDRRKLLLGKIIYIGYMILFSNVIVFAGATLGGFLLTTHVPVKGALIAVLFLTVSELWEIPVALFLSERFGMIVNLFVCLFITVSGVVISQTRIWYVLVSAIPMRMMCPLLHVLPNGLAAEAGNPLLDTGVIVPGMCLSIIWFVFVTVLFLKWFERREVK is encoded by the coding sequence ATGGTTAATATTATAAAAGCAGAACATCAAAAAGCCAAAAGAACCATGCGAAAAAAGTTTATCTGGGGATTTCCTCTTCTTACATTTGTCATGGCATTTATATTTACTCTTGGGATGACAAATGCTTATGCAGAAAGTGTTTGGAACTGGTGGTATACACTTTTGCTGCCAGGGATGATTGCTCTATTTTGTTATCTTTCTGTGGCGCAGGAGAAAAAGATAAAATACTATCATTTAATGACTATTCCCACAGACAGAAGAAAATTGTTGCTGGGGAAAATTATTTATATTGGGTACATGATTTTGTTTTCTAATGTGATTGTGTTTGCAGGAGCAACGCTTGGAGGCTTTCTTCTAACGACACATGTTCCAGTGAAAGGAGCGTTGATTGCAGTATTGTTTCTGACGGTTTCTGAGTTATGGGAGATTCCGGTAGCTTTATTTTTAAGTGAACGATTTGGAATGATTGTAAACCTGTTCGTCTGCCTGTTTATTACTGTCAGCGGTGTGGTAATATCACAAACCAGAATCTGGTATGTACTTGTTTCTGCAATCCCTATGCGAATGATGTGCCCGTTGCTTCATGTTTTACCAAATGGACTTGCCGCAGAAGCAGGGAATCCTCTTTTGGATACGGGAGTCATTGTTCCGGGAATGTGTCTCTCAATCATCTGGTTTGTTTTTGTAACGGTTCTGTTTTTGAAATGGTTTGAGAGAAGAGAGGTGAAATAA
- a CDS encoding lantibiotic immunity ABC transporter MutG family permease subunit, translated as MIGRSLNADLRKMKGTSVILAHLLIPIITSVIFLIYYFFSPWNENMKVIAFYQAIGAGLPVLIGIFTASVMEQEQNAGDFQNLLSLPDKPAAFLSKLLMLLVLCLCSILLTAIIFGIGFGRIASSDIEIMKGCIFAALLLWGSSVPLYLWQLILAFQFGKGVSIGAGIISGLISALMLTGLGDHVWKYVFVCWTGRVPYTYLQSVLGETSVGEWLSFIPGCLIFTGISMVYYFWWVNHWEGNRISE; from the coding sequence ATGATTGGAAGATCTCTTAATGCAGACTTGCGAAAGATGAAAGGAACATCTGTGATTCTGGCACACTTACTGATTCCGATTATAACCAGCGTTATATTTTTAATATATTACTTTTTTTCACCATGGAATGAAAATATGAAAGTGATTGCATTTTATCAGGCAATAGGAGCAGGACTTCCGGTACTTATTGGAATTTTTACAGCAAGTGTGATGGAACAGGAACAAAATGCAGGTGATTTTCAAAATCTGTTGTCTTTACCGGATAAACCTGCAGCATTTTTATCGAAACTGTTGATGCTACTGGTTTTGTGTCTGTGCTCTATCCTATTGACAGCAATCATATTCGGAATTGGATTTGGAAGAATCGCATCAAGCGATATCGAAATCATGAAAGGATGTATATTTGCAGCATTGCTGCTGTGGGGAAGCAGTGTTCCACTTTATCTGTGGCAGCTGATTCTGGCTTTTCAGTTTGGAAAAGGTGTATCAATTGGAGCAGGGATTATATCAGGACTAATTAGTGCATTGATGCTTACCGGACTTGGAGATCATGTGTGGAAATATGTATTTGTCTGCTGGACGGGTAGAGTACCATATACTTATCTGCAATCTGTATTGGGAGAAACTAGTGTAGGTGAATGGTTGTCATTCATACCAGGTTGCTTAATATTTACAGGGATTAGTATGGTATACTATTTTTGGTGGGTAAACCACTGGGAAGGAAACAGAATATCGGAATAG
- a CDS encoding response regulator transcription factor, whose translation MAKILAVDDEPAILEMIESILNKDGHLVTKVSNPLKINMEELHRYDLILLDIMMPGIDGFELCKRIRALVDCPILFLTAKTEENSLVNGLSLGADDYISKPFGVMELRARINAHLRREHREHSVRMVLGRVCIQISQKKLLVDDKELPLTKAEYEICEFLAKNRGQVFSKEQILEAVFGFDNESNDSTIITHIKNIRAKFADYDYTPVKTVWGIGYKWEE comes from the coding sequence ATGGCAAAAATACTGGCAGTTGATGATGAACCGGCAATTCTGGAAATGATAGAAAGCATTTTGAATAAGGATGGACATCTGGTTACCAAAGTAAGTAATCCACTAAAAATTAATATGGAAGAATTACATCGTTATGACCTGATTTTACTGGACATTATGATGCCTGGAATTGATGGCTTCGAATTATGCAAAAGAATCAGGGCACTTGTGGATTGTCCGATTTTGTTTCTTACGGCAAAAACGGAGGAAAACAGTCTGGTAAACGGACTTTCTTTAGGAGCAGATGATTATATTTCAAAGCCATTTGGAGTGATGGAACTTCGGGCAAGGATCAATGCACATCTTAGAAGAGAGCACAGGGAACATTCTGTCCGGATGGTTTTGGGGAGGGTCTGTATTCAAATATCTCAAAAGAAACTATTGGTTGATGATAAGGAACTTCCTCTTACGAAAGCGGAGTACGAAATCTGTGAATTTCTGGCTAAAAACAGAGGACAGGTTTTCTCGAAGGAACAGATATTGGAAGCGGTCTTTGGCTTTGACAATGAGAGTAATGACAGTACTATAATCACGCATATCAAAAATATAAGAGCAAAATTTGCGGATTATGATTATACACCGGTAAAAACAGTCTGGGGGATTGGATATAAATGGGAAGAGTAA